A genome region from Candidatus Latescibacter sp. includes the following:
- the rplC gene encoding 50S ribosomal protein L3: protein MIGLIGKKIGMTQFFKENGVLCPATAIEVGPCPVIAVKNSASRDGYNAVKLGFSESEKISKPEKGHFAKLKLPGMKVLKEFRLDSVEEYQPGMVLKADMFKTGEIVMVKGTTKGRGFAGVVKRHRFSGGKDSHGVRAGRIPGSMGGSSDPSRVFKGKKLPGHYGNANFTVRGLEVLLVDPEKNVIFVKGAVPGARNGFVFVTKQA from the coding sequence ATGATTGGATTGATTGGTAAAAAAATTGGCATGACCCAGTTTTTCAAGGAGAACGGGGTTTTGTGTCCGGCCACGGCCATTGAGGTGGGTCCCTGTCCCGTAATAGCTGTCAAGAACAGCGCAAGCAGGGACGGCTACAATGCAGTGAAGCTCGGATTCTCCGAGTCGGAGAAAATTTCAAAACCGGAAAAGGGTCATTTTGCCAAGCTCAAACTTCCCGGGATGAAAGTCTTGAAGGAATTCCGGTTGGATAGTGTTGAAGAATACCAGCCGGGAATGGTTCTGAAAGCCGATATGTTCAAAACCGGTGAGATCGTGATGGTTAAAGGAACCACCAAGGGACGGGGATTTGCCGGAGTGGTCAAACGTCACCGGTTCAGCGGCGGCAAGGACAGCCACGGTGTTCGAGCCGGACGGATTCCCGGTTCCATGGGCGGCTCATCCGACCCTTCGAGGGTGTTCAAGGGAAAGAAGCTTCCGGGTCATTATGGCAATGCGAACTTTACCGTTCGCGGGCTGGAGGTGCTTCTGGTAGATCCCGAAAAGAATGTGATATTTGTAAAAGGCGCTGTTCCCGGCGCACGAAACGGTTTCGTTTTTGTAACCAAACAGGCTTGA
- the rpsJ gene encoding 30S ribosomal protein S10 — translation MASQKIRIRLKAYDHASLDHSSDEIVRTAKRTGARISGPVPLPTKRTIYTVLRSPFIDKKSREQFETRIHKRLIDIYDSNPQTVDSLMKLDLPAGVDIEIQV, via the coding sequence GTGGCAAGTCAAAAAATAAGAATCAGACTGAAGGCGTATGACCATGCGTCGCTGGATCATTCGAGCGATGAGATTGTCAGAACGGCCAAGCGTACGGGCGCTCGTATTTCGGGACCGGTACCTCTACCTACGAAAAGGACGATCTATACAGTCCTGAGAAGCCCCTTTATCGACAAGAAGTCACGGGAGCAGTTCGAGACCCGCATTCACAAGAGACTGATAGACATTTACGATTCTAATCCTCAAACGGTTGATTCTCTTATGAAGCTCGACCTGCCGGCCGGTGTGGATATCGAGATCCAAGTTTGA